In Miscanthus floridulus cultivar M001 chromosome 5, ASM1932011v1, whole genome shotgun sequence, one genomic interval encodes:
- the LOC136455390 gene encoding uncharacterized protein, whose product MFKDLSARVKLDEEDVARLQKERDKLLQKDTMASERAGELLAELEIERDLKLKAEERSAALQQRADRDTETITRLREERDELCQTEERLRSEHGAAREDCDRAIREHDEACGVADSLQADLGVAVNRRLDVESVVARLEKELSEVRGILQLESDEHDLLQAAVGVVTDALRVAQPEGSSSLAARVAGITARVGQLEEDAFHAGITQAFAVACSHYDREINLEVMSHGFTPVYDDDELDKMEKVVTPLVRNLADKLK is encoded by the coding sequence ATGTTtaaggacctgtcggcgagggtgaagctggatgaggaggatgtcgccaggcttcaaaaggagcgggACAAGCTGCTACAGAAGGACACCATGGCCAGTGAGCGGGCTGGCGAGCTCCTGGCAGAGCTAGAGATAGAGcgagacctcaagctgaaggctgaggagaggtccgcggCATTGCAGCAGAGGGCAGACCGGGACACCGAGACGATCACCCGGTTGCGcgaggagcgggatgagctatgCCAGACTGAGGAAAGACTTCGCTCAGAGCATGGTGCAGCCCGTGAGGATTGCGACCGGGCCATCCGGGAGCATGACGAGGCGTGTGGGGTGGCCGACTCCCTCCAGGCGGATCTTGGAGTCGCGGTGAATCGAAGGTTGGACGTTGAGAGCGTTGTTGCCAGGCTGGAGAAGGAGCTTAGCGAAGTGCGAGGGATCCTCCAGCTCGAGAGCGACGAGCATGACCTTCTGCAAGCCGCTGTCGGAGTGGTCACCGATGCCCTAAGGGTGGCGCAACCAGAAGGATCTAGCTCGCTTGCAGCTCGTGTCGCAGGAATCACGGCACGggtaggccaacttgaggaggacgcctttcacgctgggatcacccaagcctttgctgtcgCCTGTTcccattatgatcgggagatTAACCTAGAGGTAATGAGTCATGGCTTCACGCCTGTCTATGATGACGATGAGCTGGACAAGATGGAAAAGGTAGTGACTCCCCTCGTGCGGAACCTGGCGGACAAGCTGAAataa